The following are from one region of the Gambusia affinis linkage group LG02, SWU_Gaff_1.0, whole genome shotgun sequence genome:
- the tox3 gene encoding TOX high mobility group box family member 3, producing MDVRFYPTAGGNSIPGDPSNLDFAHCLGYYNFNKFQNNNNYMNMAEANGALLAAGDTFHTPSLGDEEFEIPPITPPPETESSLGPEVNSPFTAMPEPPAQHRGPIIPQFPPQSLELPSITISRNMMDQEGVSVNNGQHVNVGPGHLRQYPSNPSMVMKSIISMNSPNGMMSRNQLSTINQSQLNGQLSLNMAGPNINHTSPSPPASKSATPSPSSSINEDDQEDSNRVIGEKRPAPIDPTKKPKTPKKKKKKDPNEPQKPVSAYALFFRDTQAAIKGQNPNATFGEVSKIVASMWDGLGEEQKQVYKSKTEAAKKEYLKALAAYRASLVSKAAAESAEAQTIRTVQQTLASTSLSPGLVLPTPHNQHPAMPSASQALQQALPRAIAPKPLQMRLGGSHVVTSVTVSHQNMSSGMPQQLLGQMGAGGPTQSTAVSQMSPPMQSVQQHTMQQLQQQQQQQQMQQHLQHHQMQQQQMHHQQIQQQMQHQHFQHHLQQQLQQHHMQQQQQQQQQQQHMQMQHMQMQHQLHQQQIQHLQQQQQQQQHQSQCSPPQHSPGTPHSVGGSASLGSPQPAPQQHPHPSQIQAHAQVLSQVSIY from the exons acatttCATACGCCCAGCTTGGGGGATGAGGAGTTTGAGATCCCTCCCATCACACCTCCACCTGAGACTGAGTCCAGTCTTGGACCTGAAGTGAACTCGCCCTTTACAGCGATGCCAGAGCCCCCAGCTCAACACAGAGGTCCAATAATTCCCCAGTTTCCCCCACAGAGTCTGGAGCTTCCCTCAATTACCATCTCACGCAACATGATGGACCAAGAAGGGGTGTCTGTCAACAACGGCCAGCATGTG aATGTTGGGCCCGGTCATCTGCGTCAGTACCCATCTAACCCATCCATGGTCATGAAGTCCATCATTAGCATGAACAGTCCTAATGGCATGATGTCACGGAATCAGCTGTCCACCATCAACCAATCGCAGCTCAACGGACAGCTGAGTTTGAACATGGCTGGACCCAACATCAACCACACATCGCCATCACCCCCTGCCAGCAAGTCAGCCACGCCGTCTCCATCCAGTTCCATCAACGAAGATGACCAGGAGGACAGCAACAGG gTTATTGGGGAGAAGCGGCCAGCCCCAATCGATCCCACAAAGAAGCCCAAGActcctaaaaagaaaaagaagaaggatcCCAATGAGCCCCAAAAGCCGGTTTCTGCCTATGCCCTGTTCTTCAGAGACACCCAGGCTGCAATCAAAGGTCAGAACCCCAACGCTACCTTCGGCGAAGTGTCCAAGATTGTGGCCTCAATGTGGGATGGTCTTGGAGAGGAACAGAAGCAG gtttataaaagtaaaacagaagctGCCAAGAAGGAATACTTAAAGGCCCTCGCTGCTTACCGTGCCAGCTTGGTCTCCAAG gcTGCAGCAGAATCAGCTGAAGCTCAAACCATCCGAACCGTTCAGCAGACCCTGGCCTCCACCAGTCTGTCCCCCGGCCTGGTGCTGCCCACGCCCCACAACCAGCACCCTGCCATGCCGTCGGCTTCCCAGGCCCTGCAGCAAGCACTGCCACGGGCCATCGCCCCAAAGCCTCTGCAGATGAGACTAGGGGGCAGCCATGTCGTGACTTCAGTCACAGTTTCCCACCAGAACATGTCCTCTGGGATgcctcagcagctgctgggCCAGATGGGTGCCGGTGGGCCCACTCAGTCCACAGCCGTGTCTCAGATGAGCCCACCCATGCAATCAGTGCAACAGCACACcatgcagcagctccagcagcagcagcagcagcaacagatgcAACAGCACCTCCAGCACCAtcaaatgcagcagcagcagatgcaCCATCAACAGATCCAGCAGCAGATGCAGCATCAGCATTTCCAGCACCACCTCcagcaacagctgcagcagcaccacatgcaacagcagcagcaacaacaacagcaacagcagcacatGCAAATGCAGCACATGCAAATGCAGCATCAACTGCATCAGCAGCAGATTCAAcatctccagcagcagcagcagcaacagcagcaccaGTCGCAGTGTTCTCCACCGCAGCACTCTCCTGGTACGCCACATTCAGTGGGAGGCTCCGCGTCTCTTGGTAGTCCGCAGCCAGCCCCTCAGCAACATCCCCACCCCTCCCAAATCCAGGCCCACGCACAGGTCCTCTCCCAGGTCAGCATCTACTGA